A single window of Plutella xylostella chromosome 25, ilPluXylo3.1, whole genome shotgun sequence DNA harbors:
- the LOC105382372 gene encoding probable DNA-directed RNA polymerase III subunit RPC6 — protein MATVKEEDSITEKILAIAKKNPKGISDKDISAAFPELSPADRVTAINALLQQGSFDLYNQGGALIYRLKTASSKQAVKGADNEEKVVYNLIEEAENKGIWIRDIRRRSNLAMTQLNKVLKSLESKKLIKAVKCVNASKKKVYMLYNLEPDRSISGGAWYQDQEFESEFVDILNRQCLRFLQQRADKIKNNPRGPIFGRTQSYATAAEVQKYIADLGISKITLDVEDVITILNTLVYDGKAESSVYPDGSRVYRAIESLIPAPGLVQVPCGVCPLVYNCCPTGLVNPQDCSYMTEWLE, from the exons ATGGCTACAGTAAAAGAAGAAGACTCGataactgaaaaaatattagctATTGCAAAGAAAAATCCAAAAGGAATATCTGACAAGGATATATCAGCTGCATTTCCTGAATTATCTCCCGCTGATAGAGTTACTGCTATAAATGCATTGTTACAGCAGGGTTCCTTTGATTTATACAATCAAGGAGGCGCGCTCATTTACAG GTTAAAAACAGCATCTAGTAAACAGGCAGTGAAAGGAGCTGACAATGAAGAAAAAGTAGTTTATAACCTTATAGAAGAAGCAGAAAATAAGGGAATATGGATTAGAGATATCAGGAGGAGATCAAATCTTGCTATGACCCAATtgaataaagtattaaaaagCCTCGAGAGTAAAAAGCTGATTAAGGCTGTTAAATGTGTgaat GCatccaaaaaaaaagtttatatgCTGTATAATTTGGAACCAGACAGGTCTATATCTGGGGGTGCATGGTACCAAGATCAAGAGTTTGAGTCTGAGTTTGTTGATATTCTAAACAGGCAGTGCCTGAGGTTCTTGCAGCAGAGAGCTGACAAAATCAAGAACAATCCTCGAGGACCCATCTTTGGGAGAACACAGTCATATGCCACAGCAGCTGAAGTGCAAAAGTATATTGCTGATTTAGGAATAAGTaag attaCACTTGATGTGGAAGATGTGATTACAATTCTCAACACTCTAGTTTATGATGGCAAGGCTGAAAGTAGTGTCTACCCTGATGGAAGCCGAGTGTACCGAGCCATAGAGTCCCTGATACCGGCACCTGGGTTGGTGCAGGTCCCTTGTGGAGTCTGTCCCCTAGTCTACAACTGCTGCCCTACTGGTCTGGTGAATCCGCAGGATTGCTCATATATGACTGAATGGTTGGAATAG
- the LOC105382374 gene encoding uncharacterized protein LOC105382374 yields MAELDVESSAISVKTRNRTLEPITKAGYMDGAADGQASVYQSSFDVGYQQGLHYGIKFGLHDAQNWLKNSNLPIGNQEMRSVNCQICSNSTVPQQNIVNLVNEQKEQNDKYLKDKECQ; encoded by the exons ATGGCTGAGTTGGATGTGGAATCTTCAGCTATATCTGTGAAAACTAGAAATCGTACCTTAGAACCAATTACTAAG gCAGGGTACATGGATGGAGCAGCTGATGGCCAGGCTTCAGTTTACCAATCTAGCTTTGATGTAGGCTATCAACAAGGTTTACACTATGGAATTAAGTTTGGATTGCATGATGCGCAGAACTG GCTAAAAAATTCAAATCTACCTATTGGAAATCAAGAAATGAGAAGTGTAAACTGTCAAATATGTTCAAACAGCACTGTGCCACAGCAAAACATAGTAAATCTTGTAAATGAACAAAAGGAGCAAaatgataaatacctaaaagATAAAGAATGTCAATAA
- the LOC105382371 gene encoding putative OPA3-like protein CG13603 isoform X1: MVVGAFPIAKLAVLLVKQISKPIANACKERAKHHPFFRTYVCMPPAQFYNWCEVKAKMWVLNLGKPVNIPVLSQEMAIELGANLLGEGIIFVIGAGLLFIEYNRQSNKEAVKEAKREEEMKHINSTLSDLFFTVQQQQAQLREMERVVVELASKPAQPGKVKPSPKKSDEGPGSGAQPGKTPPVTNCDYIIEKTPLAHTPYPNTGFILRSLNYIQMDVLSSSAFTGTATNKVIEKTAKPEGKPAVTTRRRDQAIVTGALNNIENDFRSLF, translated from the exons ATGGTTGTAGGGGCATTTCCTATCGCTAAACTAGCGGTCCTATTAGTAAAACAGATCAGTAAacccatagcaaatgcatgcAAGGAAAGAGCGAAACATCATCCCTTTTTCAGGACTTATGTGTGTATGCCTCCAGCTCAAT TTTACAACTGGTGTGAAGTGAAGGCCAAAATGTGGGTATTGAATCTTGGTAAACCAGTGAATATACCTGTTCTTAGCCAAGAAATGGCTATAGAGCTTGGTGCGAACCTGCTAGGCGAAGGAATTATATTCGTCATTGGTGCTGGCTTGCTGTTTATAGAATACAACAG ACAGAGCAACAAGGAAGCAGTGAAAGAGGCAAAGCGAGAGGAGGAGATGAAGCACATCAACAGCACACTGTCGGATCTGTTCTTCACTGTGCAACAACAACAGGCACAACTCAGAGAAATGGAAAGAGTTGTTGTTGAATTAG CCTCAAAACCAGCGCAGCCTGGGAAAGTAAAACCATCACCAAAGAAATCTGATGAAGGTCCTGGAAGTGGGGCCCAGCCAGGGAAGACTCCACCGGTCACCAACTGTGACTACATTATAGAGAAGACACCTTTAGCACACACCCCATACCCAAACACGGGATTCATTCTCAGATCTCTTAACTACATACAGATGGATGTGTTGAGCTCATCAGCTTTTACAGGTACAGCAACCAACAAAGTAATTGAGAAAACAGCTAAACCAGAAGGCAAGCCTGCAGTGACCACCCGCAGGCGAGACCAGGCTATTGTTACAGGGGCTTTAAACAACATTGAGAATGACTTTAGGAGTTTattctaa
- the LOC105382371 gene encoding putative OPA3-like protein CG13603 isoform X2: MVVGAFPIAKLAVLLVKQISKPIANACKERAKHHPFFRTYVCMPPAQFYNWCEVKAKMWVLNLGKPVNIPVLSQEMAIELGANLLGEGIIFVIGAGLLFIEYNRQSNKEAVKEAKREEEMKHINSTLSDLFFTVQQQQAQLREMERVVVELASKPAQPGKVKPSPKKSDEGPGSGAQPGKTPPVTNCDYIIEKTPLAHTPYPNTGFILRSLNYIQMDVLSSSAFTGDQVTDSHNIWINGDMYKSHLIHL, from the exons ATGGTTGTAGGGGCATTTCCTATCGCTAAACTAGCGGTCCTATTAGTAAAACAGATCAGTAAacccatagcaaatgcatgcAAGGAAAGAGCGAAACATCATCCCTTTTTCAGGACTTATGTGTGTATGCCTCCAGCTCAAT TTTACAACTGGTGTGAAGTGAAGGCCAAAATGTGGGTATTGAATCTTGGTAAACCAGTGAATATACCTGTTCTTAGCCAAGAAATGGCTATAGAGCTTGGTGCGAACCTGCTAGGCGAAGGAATTATATTCGTCATTGGTGCTGGCTTGCTGTTTATAGAATACAACAG ACAGAGCAACAAGGAAGCAGTGAAAGAGGCAAAGCGAGAGGAGGAGATGAAGCACATCAACAGCACACTGTCGGATCTGTTCTTCACTGTGCAACAACAACAGGCACAACTCAGAGAAATGGAAAGAGTTGTTGTTGAATTAG CCTCAAAACCAGCGCAGCCTGGGAAAGTAAAACCATCACCAAAGAAATCTGATGAAGGTCCTGGAAGTGGGGCCCAGCCAGGGAAGACTCCACCGGTCACCAACTGTGACTACATTATAGAGAAGACACCTTTAGCACACACCCCATACCCAAACACGGGATTCATTCTCAGATCTCTTAACTACATACAGATGGATGTGTTGAGCTCATCAGCTTTTACAG gaGATCAAGTGACCGACAGTCACAACATTTGGATAAATGGGGACATGTATAAGTCACATCTAATACACTTGTAA